The Prevotella sp. E9-3 genome has a window encoding:
- the atpB gene encoding F0F1 ATP synthase subunit A, producing the protein MKELKSICLLLMMAMIPLTMSAGEEQEEETLNISEIVLEHLSDSYEWHIATYEGKHIGFPLPIIIRSSQTGEWHFCTEHTLPEGFFFNSEAHGKIYEQMPDGNIERPLDLSITRNVFQIWIVVAVLLVVFLSCARWYKKRDKTSDAPGGFVGAIEMLVMMINDDVIKESIGEKHYKPYAPYLLTVFFFILVTNLLGLLPIFPGGSNVTGNINITFFLAFCTFLAINLFGNKEYWKDIFWPNVPIFLKAIPLMPVIELFGVFTKPFALMIRLFANMMAGHAMILSFSCVIFLGWTLGVGMGIGLNLFSILMLLFMNALELLVAFVQAYVFTMLSAVFIGLAHQEHHEE; encoded by the coding sequence ATGAAAGAATTAAAGTCAATATGTCTCTTGCTGATGATGGCAATGATACCTCTGACCATGTCGGCTGGTGAGGAGCAAGAAGAGGAGACTCTGAACATTTCGGAGATTGTACTTGAGCACCTCTCAGACTCCTACGAGTGGCACATTGCTACCTATGAAGGAAAACATATCGGTTTCCCCTTGCCCATCATCATTAGGAGTTCACAGACTGGTGAGTGGCATTTCTGTACGGAGCATACTCTACCCGAGGGATTCTTTTTCAATTCTGAAGCCCACGGCAAGATCTACGAACAGATGCCTGACGGCAATATCGAGCGTCCTCTGGATTTGAGCATTACCCGTAATGTTTTTCAAATTTGGATAGTGGTAGCCGTACTATTGGTTGTATTCCTCAGTTGTGCTCGCTGGTATAAGAAGCGCGACAAGACAAGCGATGCACCTGGCGGTTTTGTAGGTGCTATAGAGATGCTAGTAATGATGATCAACGATGATGTCATCAAAGAATCCATCGGCGAGAAACATTATAAGCCCTATGCTCCTTATCTGCTTACGGTGTTCTTCTTTATCCTTGTTACAAACCTCTTAGGGCTGCTTCCTATTTTCCCTGGTGGTTCTAATGTAACGGGTAATATCAATATCACATTCTTCTTGGCCTTCTGTACATTCTTGGCTATCAATCTGTTTGGTAACAAAGAGTATTGGAAAGATATCTTCTGGCCCAATGTGCCCATTTTCCTGAAGGCTATTCCTCTGATGCCTGTCATCGAACTTTTTGGCGTATTCACCAAGCCTTTTGCATTGATGATTCGTCTCTTTGCCAACATGATGGCAGGCCATGCAATGATTTTAAGTTTTAGCTGTGTGATCTTCTTAGGATGGACATTGGGTGTAGGCATGGGTATTGGCTTGAACCTGTTCAGCATTTTGATGCTGTTGTTCATGAATGCTCTTGAGTTGCTTGTAGCTTTTGTCCAGGCCTACGTGTTCACCATGTTGAGCGCCGTGTTCATTGGTTTGGCTCATCAGGAACATCATGAAGAATAA
- the atpF gene encoding F0F1 ATP synthase subunit B: MDFTQLPSILTPDLGLLFWMLLAFLVVFGVLAKFGFPAITKMVEERKQYIDESLRKAHEASERLENIKQEGEAILQQAREQQAQILKEAAETRESIVETAQQKAREEGARLISEAKAEIEQEKHAAIADIRKQVAELSVDIAEKILKQNLKDSKDQMRLIDKMLDEVSSIK, encoded by the coding sequence ATGGATTTCACTCAATTACCATCAATTCTCACACCTGATCTGGGACTTCTATTCTGGATGTTGCTGGCGTTCTTGGTGGTCTTTGGTGTTCTTGCTAAGTTTGGTTTCCCTGCCATCACAAAGATGGTTGAGGAACGTAAGCAGTACATAGACGAGAGTCTTCGCAAGGCACATGAAGCCTCCGAACGGCTTGAGAACATCAAGCAGGAAGGCGAGGCCATCCTTCAACAAGCACGCGAGCAACAGGCTCAGATACTGAAAGAGGCTGCAGAGACTCGCGAGAGCATTGTTGAGACTGCACAGCAGAAAGCACGCGAGGAAGGTGCTCGACTGATCAGCGAGGCTAAGGCCGAGATTGAGCAGGAAAAGCATGCTGCTATTGCCGATATCCGGAAGCAGGTAGCTGAACTGAGCGTTGACATTGCTGAGAAGATTCTCAAACAGAACCTCAAGGACAGTAAGGACCAAATGCGTCTCATCGACAAGATGCTGGATGAGGTTTCTTCTATAAAATAA
- the atpE gene encoding ATP synthase F0 subunit C: MITSMLLAAEGLAQLGCGLGAGIAVIGAGLGIGKIGGSAVDAIARQPEASGKIFSQMILTSAFVEGCALFAIAACAFLIK; encoded by the coding sequence ATGATTACATCTATGTTATTAGCCGCTGAAGGCCTGGCACAACTGGGTTGCGGTTTGGGAGCTGGTATTGCAGTTATTGGTGCAGGTCTTGGTATTGGTAAGATTGGTGGTAGCGCCGTTGACGCTATTGCTCGCCAGCCGGAAGCTTCTGGTAAGATTTTCTCTCAGATGATTCTTACTTCTGCTTTCGTAGAGGGTTGTGCCCTTTTCGCTATCGCAGCTTGCGCATTCCTTATTAAATAA
- a CDS encoding aminoacetone oxidase family FAD-binding enzyme gives MKTEQPFCLQVAIVGGGAAGFFTAIRLKEIMGSHVRVTILESGERVLRKVEISGGGRCNCTNSFALVTDLQQVYPRGHRLMKRLMKGFSQKDAYEWFEQHGVKLTTQEDECVFPQTQDSHTIINMFLHEAQRLGIEIKTKQKITSLDTLKDFDCIVIAIGGNPREESIKWLQHEIVTPIPSLFTFTINDLQLHELMGTVAEHATAMLPGTKMRSEGPLLVTHWGMSGPCILRLSNYAARLLAEHNYQMSLSINWTSHTEAEMHNELLDITIRNTQKMVMTIKPFDITQRLWSYLVQKSLGNERCNCRWGELSKKELNRLTNNLINDTYQIAGRAPFKDEFVTCGGISLSAIDASTLESKSIPGLYFTGEILDIDGVTGGFNFQAAWTTANTVAEAISRKIQ, from the coding sequence CGCAGGCTTTTTTACCGCTATCCGATTAAAAGAAATCATGGGCAGCCATGTTCGGGTAACTATATTGGAAAGTGGTGAACGTGTGCTGAGGAAAGTTGAAATATCTGGTGGTGGAAGATGCAACTGTACCAATTCATTTGCACTTGTTACCGACTTGCAGCAAGTTTACCCTCGTGGCCACAGACTCATGAAACGACTGATGAAAGGATTCTCACAGAAGGATGCCTACGAGTGGTTTGAACAGCATGGAGTGAAATTAACCACCCAGGAGGATGAGTGTGTTTTTCCACAAACTCAGGACTCGCACACCATTATTAATATGTTCCTACACGAAGCCCAACGATTGGGAATAGAGATAAAAACAAAACAGAAAATAACATCCTTAGACACACTGAAGGACTTCGACTGTATAGTAATTGCAATTGGAGGTAATCCTCGCGAAGAAAGTATCAAATGGCTTCAGCACGAGATAGTTACACCAATTCCATCACTTTTTACTTTCACTATTAATGACCTACAACTCCATGAACTAATGGGTACAGTAGCTGAGCATGCAACAGCAATGCTACCTGGCACAAAAATGCGCAGCGAAGGTCCTTTGCTTGTCACACACTGGGGAATGAGTGGTCCATGTATTTTGCGTTTATCCAACTATGCAGCTCGCCTGCTTGCAGAGCACAACTATCAAATGTCATTAAGCATTAATTGGACAAGTCATACAGAAGCCGAGATGCATAACGAACTACTCGACATCACTATACGCAACACTCAAAAAATGGTGATGACCATAAAGCCATTCGATATTACCCAAAGGCTATGGAGCTATCTGGTGCAAAAAAGCTTAGGCAACGAGCGCTGTAACTGCCGATGGGGAGAATTGTCAAAAAAAGAATTAAACCGACTAACGAACAATCTCATCAACGACACCTACCAAATAGCGGGCCGTGCCCCATTCAAGGATGAGTTTGTTACTTGTGGTGGCATTTCACTTTCGGCCATTGACGCATCTACCCTTGAAAGCAAGAGCATACCAGGGCTTTATTTCACAGGAGAGATTCTAGACATTGATGGGGTAACAGGAGGTTTCAATTTCCAAGCAGCCTGGACTACAGCCAATACCGTAGCAGAGGCTATCAGCAGAAAAATTCAATAA
- the atpD gene encoding F0F1 ATP synthase subunit beta, with amino-acid sequence MSQIKGQISQIIGPVIDVYFDTKGMDAEKVLPKIHEALRIDRGQGKELIVEVQQHIGEDTVRCVAMDNTDGLQRGLEAEPLGSPIVMPAGDQIKGRMLNVIGQPIDGMKQLNMEGAYPIHREAPQFEELSTKKEILSTGIKVIDLLEPYMKGGKIGLFGGAGVGKTVLIMELINNIAKGHNGFSVFAGVGERTREGNDLIREMIESGVIRYGEKFRKAMDEGKWDLSLVDPEELKKSQATLVYGQMNEPPGARASVALSGLTVAEGFRDAGGKDGGAADILFFIDNIFRFTQAGSEVSALLGRMPSAVGYQPTLASEMGAMQERITSTKKGSITSVQAVYVPADDLTDPAPATTFTHLDATTVLDRKIAELGIYPAVDPLGSTSRILDPLIVGKDHYECAQRVKEILQRYKELQDIIAILGMDELSDEDKLTVNRARRVQRFLSQPFSVAEQFTGLPGVMVPIEDTIKGFNAILDGEVDDLPEQAFLNVGTIEDAKAKAKKLLEAAKG; translated from the coding sequence ATGTCACAAATCAAAGGACAGATTTCTCAGATCATTGGTCCTGTTATCGATGTTTATTTCGATACCAAAGGAATGGATGCTGAGAAAGTGTTGCCGAAAATTCACGAAGCACTCCGCATAGACCGCGGACAAGGTAAAGAACTTATTGTCGAAGTGCAGCAACACATCGGAGAGGATACCGTTCGTTGCGTTGCTATGGACAACACCGACGGACTTCAGCGCGGTCTTGAGGCCGAACCTCTTGGCTCGCCTATTGTGATGCCTGCTGGAGATCAGATTAAGGGACGCATGCTAAATGTAATAGGACAGCCTATTGACGGTATGAAACAACTTAATATGGAAGGTGCCTACCCTATTCACCGTGAAGCTCCTCAATTTGAAGAACTCTCTACCAAGAAAGAAATTCTTTCCACAGGTATCAAAGTGATTGACCTTCTTGAACCCTATATGAAAGGTGGTAAGATCGGTCTGTTCGGTGGAGCAGGTGTAGGAAAGACGGTGCTCATCATGGAGTTGATCAACAACATTGCCAAAGGGCACAATGGTTTCTCTGTATTTGCAGGTGTTGGCGAACGCACTCGTGAAGGCAACGACTTGATTCGAGAAATGATTGAGAGCGGTGTTATTCGCTATGGCGAAAAATTCCGTAAGGCTATGGATGAAGGCAAATGGGACCTTTCACTTGTTGACCCCGAAGAGCTGAAGAAGAGTCAGGCCACATTGGTATATGGACAGATGAATGAACCACCCGGTGCACGTGCATCAGTAGCTCTTTCGGGTCTGACTGTTGCTGAAGGATTCCGCGATGCAGGCGGCAAGGATGGAGGAGCTGCCGATATTTTGTTCTTTATCGACAACATCTTCCGTTTCACACAGGCTGGTTCTGAAGTATCTGCACTACTCGGCCGTATGCCTTCAGCTGTAGGTTATCAGCCTACTTTGGCATCGGAGATGGGTGCTATGCAGGAACGAATCACCTCTACAAAGAAAGGTTCAATTACTTCTGTACAAGCCGTATATGTACCTGCTGATGACTTGACTGACCCTGCTCCTGCCACAACCTTCACGCACTTGGACGCAACAACGGTATTGGATCGTAAGATTGCCGAGTTGGGTATCTACCCTGCCGTTGACCCTCTGGGTTCAACATCACGAATTCTCGACCCTCTAATTGTAGGTAAAGACCACTATGAGTGTGCTCAGCGCGTGAAAGAGATTCTGCAGCGCTACAAGGAGTTACAGGACATTATTGCCATTTTGGGTATGGACGAACTCTCAGATGAAGACAAGCTGACAGTGAACCGCGCACGCCGTGTACAGCGATTCCTTTCACAACCATTCTCTGTGGCCGAACAGTTCACAGGTCTGCCTGGCGTAATGGTTCCCATCGAAGATACGATCAAAGGTTTCAATGCCATTCTTGATGGTGAAGTTGACGATCTTCCTGAACAGGCATTCCTCAATGTAGGAACGATTGAAGATGCAAAAGCCAAGGCTAAGAAACTGCTGGAGGCTGCTAAGGGTTAA
- the atpC gene encoding ATP synthase F1 subunit epsilon produces the protein MLKLKIVSPEKIEFEGEIESVLVPGSLGQFEILINHAPIISSLEKGKVVYTLPGGEKKLLDICGGFVEVQKNVVSLCVELKD, from the coding sequence ATGTTAAAACTGAAGATTGTTTCTCCAGAAAAGATTGAGTTCGAAGGCGAGATTGAGAGTGTACTTGTACCAGGTAGTCTCGGTCAGTTTGAGATTCTCATCAACCACGCACCTATTATATCATCGCTTGAGAAAGGCAAGGTAGTTTATACTTTACCTGGAGGCGAGAAAAAACTTCTTGATATCTGTGGCGGTTTTGTTGAGGTACAGAAAAATGTAGTAAGTCTCTGTGTAGAATTAAAAGATTAA